From the genome of Impatiens glandulifera chromosome 9, dImpGla2.1, whole genome shotgun sequence, one region includes:
- the LOC124914991 gene encoding transcription factor bHLH147-like: MMMSSPIPNPSMMMMTRRKKKKAKIVRDQIQDSNNITNLQWKSEAHQQVYSSKLLQALRQVRLTSYPPPRRGKVMREAADRVLAATAKGRTRWSRAILKNRVTLKFMKNRRQRVAMATLAVRNRPPKKPRLSILRLKSKKLPAVQRKVRILGKLVPGCRKETLPVILEETIDYISALQMQIRVMSGLDKLLSATIPFPN; the protein is encoded by the coding sequence ATGATGATGTCAAGTCCGATCCCGAATCcatcgatgatgatgatgacacggagaaagaagaagaaagccaAAATCGTCAGAGATCAGATTCAGGATTCTAATAATATCACGAATCTTCAATGGAAATCCGAGGCACATCAACAAGTCTACTCCTCCAAACTACTTCAGGCTCTCCGTCAAGTTCGGCTAACCTCATACCCACCTCCTCGCCGTGGAAAAGTCATGCGAGAGGCCGCCGACCGAGTTTTGGCCGCCACTGCAAAGGGAAGAACCAGATGGAGCCGCGCGATTCTCAAGAACCGTGTAACCCTCAAGTTCATGAAGAACAGGAGACAGAGGGTTGCTATGGCAACATTGGCTGTTAGAAACAGACCACCCAAGAAACCCAGATTGAGTATTTTGAGGTTGAAATCAAAGAAGTTGCCGGCGGTTCAGAGGAAAGTAAGGATTCTGGGAAAGTTGGTCCCCGGTTGCCGTAAAGAGACACTTCCGGTGATTCTAGAAGAAACAATTGATTATATATCTGCTCTGCAGATGCAGATCAGAGTCATGAGTGGTCTTGACAAGCTTCTTTCAGCTACCATTCCCTTCCCCAACTGA
- the LOC124914923 gene encoding probable protein phosphatase 2C 42, whose translation MLELLMNLLSLCWRPIEGNALVGNDFSRDGLLWFRDIGKYAAAADFSMAVIQANLVLEDQSQIESGNFGTFVGIYDGHGGPEASRYVCDHLFRNIQEISAGNGGVVNSNTIERAFLETERGFTSSMVDQLWNSRPNMATVGTCCLAGIIFRQTLFVANLGDSRVVLGRKVGNTGGMAAIQLSTEHNVNNAEIRQELKEMHPNDPQVVVLKHGVWRVKGIIQVSRSIGDVYMKDAQYNRAPINQKFRLSEPMDMPYLTATPSILTHPLQPNDSFLIFASDGLWEHLSNETAVDIVHSHPRAGSAKRLVKAALHEAAKKREMRYSDLKKIEKKVRRHFHDDITVIVLFLNHDAAGAQQDQPPVSLRSALEHY comes from the exons ATGCTCGAGCTTTTGATGAATCTCCTCTCGCTTTGTTGGAGGCCAATTGAAGGCAACGCTCTTGTGGGAAACGACTTTTCCAGAGATGGGTTGCTCTGGTTTCGCGACATCGGCAAGTATGCCGCCGCCGCCGATTTCTCCATGGCTGTTATTCAGGCTAATCTCGTTCTTGAAGATCAGAGTCAGATCGAGTCTGGAAATTTTGGAACTTTCGTCGGAATCTATGATGGCCACGGCGGCCCTGAGGCTTCAAGATATGTTTGCGATCATCTCTTCCGAAACATCCAAG AAATTTCGGCTGGGAATGGAGGTGTTGTGAACTCGAATACCATTGAAAGGGCCTTTCTTGAAACAGAGAGAGGGTTTACTAGTTCAATGGTGGATCAATTATGGAATTCCCGGCCCAACATGGCCACAGTCGGTACTTGCTGCTTAGCCGGCATCATTTTCCGGCAGACCCTTTTCGTGGCAAACTTGGGCGATTCCCGCGTGGTTCTTGGGAGGAAAGTCGGTAATACAGGAGGTATGGCTGCCATTCAGCTATCAACAGAACATAATGTAAACAATGCTGAAATCAGACAGGAACTTAAAGAAATGCACCCAAATGATCCTCAAGTAGTTGTCCTCAAACATGGTGTCTGGAGAGTCAAAGGCATCATTCAG GTTTCAAGATCTATAGGAGATGTGTATATGAAAGATGCACAATACAACAGGGCACCCATAAATCAAAAGTTTAGGCTTTCAGAGCCAATGGACATGCCTTACTTAACCGCAACTCCATCTATTCTGACTCATCCTTTACAACCCAATGATTCTTTTCTCATATTTGCCTCCGATGGGTTGTGGGAACATTTGAGTAACGAAACAGCTGTTGATATCGTCCACTCTCATCCACGAGCT gGAAGTGCCAAGAGGCTTGTGAAGGCAGCTCTTCATGAAGCGGCCAAGAAGCGTGAGATGCGTTATTCAGACCTAAAGAAGATTGAGAAGAAAGTGAGACGCCATTTTCACGACGATATTACCGTTATTGTCTTGTTCTTAAACCACGATGCTGCCGGCGCCCAGCAGGACCAACCTCCAGTTTCCCTTCGAAGTGCTTTGGAACACTACTGA
- the LOC124914309 gene encoding probable enoyl-CoA hydratase 1, peroxisomal: MDYRTSSPEDLIQLRKETDGIAYVTINRPKQLNSLTRQMMADLAKAFKSLDADDSVKVIIFSGAGRAFCSGVDLTAAEDVFKGDVADVDSDPVAQMERCRKPIIGAIAGFAVTAGFEIALACDILVAAKGTKFIDTHARFGIFPSWGLSQKLSRIIGPNKAREVSLAATPLIAEQAEKLGFVNHVVEESEVLKKAREIAEAIVKNNQNLVLLYKSVINDGIKLNLGNALSLEKERAHKYYNGMTKEQFKKMQEFIAGRSSKKPSSKL; this comes from the exons ATGGATTATCGAACTTCTTCGCCTGAAGATTTGATTCAGTTAAGAAAGGAAACTGATGGCATTGCTTACGTGACGATCAATCGACCGAAGCAACTGAATTCTCTCACGAGGCAGATGATGGCAGATTTAGCCAAGGCGTTCAAATCTCTCGACGCCGACGATTCCGTCAAAGTCATTATATTTTCAGGTGCCGGTAGGGCTTTCTGCTCTGGAGTCGATTTGACGGCGGCGGAGGATGTTTTCAAAGGGGACGTGGCGGACGTGGACAGCGATCCGGTGGCACAAATGGAGCGTTGTCGCAAACCGATCATTGGAGCTATTGCAGGATTTGCAGTGACTGCTGGCTTCGAAATTGCCCTAGCTTGTGATATTTTAGTCGCGGCTAAGGGAACTAAGTTCATCGATACCCATGCAAG GTTTGGGATATTCCCTTCATGGGGTCTATCCCAGAAGCTTTCTCGCATCATAGGGCCAAACAAAGCTCGAGAAGTGTCTTTGGCAGCCACACCCTTGATCGCAGAACAAGCAGAGAAATTGGGATTTGTGAATCATGTTGTCGAAGAGAGTGAAGTGCTGAAGAAAGCCCGAGAAATTGCTGAGGCCATTGTGAAAAATAATCAGAACTTGGTGCTTCTTTACAAGTCAGTCATTAATGATGGCATCAAGCTGAATCTTGGAAATGCTCTTTCACTAGAAAAG GAAAGAGCTCACAAGTACTACAACGGAATGACCAAGGAGCAGTTCAAGAAAATGCAGGAATTCATAGCTGGTCGAAGTTCAAAGAAACCTTCTTCAAAGCTGTAG